A part of Gallus gallus isolate bGalGal1 chromosome 26, bGalGal1.mat.broiler.GRCg7b, whole genome shotgun sequence genomic DNA contains:
- the DENND2C gene encoding DENN domain-containing protein 2C isoform X1 has protein sequence MPAVQRDKVALAGSSCRTQGLLDAPGCFGVSCQLDACKTQVKLGKTGDGVFLSTLALAMHPAETGDSSFSRSAVQTLSRSHCRNIKQKISQWEGRTQGCSSKEKQQLNDFGVKYDPGCDVPSKVKPEDIEKGRKAGSEDPKNLGLDFRENAGSCLQTTDCGDLKSCACSHASQAKENGKWQPGFPDPGKALPPGNFYTLQGLWRKVDPSTALPVPVDLQKKWGHCGFTEREWKAKGVELFCGAERNVKNSYLEAVEQEEKLAAVPPPKPRRTFRYLAENCASSCSDASATKEAPLEKKRGGDLVSFSNNLEKRTVSRMIRGRIQRKSFEFEDIQGFRNWMSATRSHKLQEETNGTAGPRLIYTQSEDNIYEDIICPAKENPYEDIRVLPLPLWKVPSVWKLPPSQSTSRAPKLPPKPSFLSRKTFELKPSLTSLQGKMVKDTTLPVTLTDWKLFRAVEATSRRKNLPWMVLKIQEIFVSKRGKKRVKLLSPAGREVPPTKGETSGNESDTENQPKSRHKGLLLVQSASKRNPHYQTLERDLIELQEQQLFELFVVVSLQKKSSEIKYTPQIIQQFPSKPEHRFRQSKDTEERLKVIPKFCFPDPKDWFPASDLKSETFSFVLTGEDGSRWFGYCKKLLPEGKGKRLPEVYCIVSRLGCFNLFSKILDEVEKRREMSPALVHPFMRSVMEAPFPAPGRTITVKSFLPGAGNEVMKLCRPSDSRLEHVDFECLFKCLSVSHMIRVFASLLLERRVIFVADNLSTLSKCGHAAVAILYPFTWQHTYIPVLPTSMIDIVCSPTPFLIGILSCSLPQLQDLPLEEVLIVDLCADKFLQEVSDEEEILPHKLQAALVQILEERNEILSHEQSRMQGDMPLNSLVSEAFVHFFVEIVGHYSLHMNVTEKGERVFQREPFRKSHMSRNVRHFLHFFMETQMFAGFIQDRELSKSAVKGLFEVRALEYLESIPETEPTGMNRILRTLGSKMKFLQKK, from the exons ATGCCTGCTGTACAGCGGGATAAG GTTGCACTAGCAGGCAGTTCTTGCAGGACTCAGGGGCTCTTGGATGCCCCTGGATGCTTTGGAGTCTCATGCCAGCTTGATGCATGCAAGACACAGGTGAAACTGGGCAAAACTGGAGATGGGGTGTTTCTAAGCACGTTGGCACTTGCCATGCACCCAGCAGAGACAGGTGACAGTAGCTTCTCCCGCTCTGCTGTGCAGACCCTCTCTCGGAGCCACTGCCGCAACATCAAACAGAAGATCTCCCAGTGGGAAGGGAGAACACAAGGGTGCTCCAGCaaggagaaacagcagctgaacGACTTTGGAGTAAAATATGATCCAGGCTGTGATGTTCCGTCCAAAGTGAAGCCTGAAGATATAGAGAAGGGCAGAAAGGCTGGGTCTGAAGATCCAAAGAACTTGGGTTTGGACTTCAGGGAAAATGCAGGGAGCTGCTTGCAAACTACTGACTGTGGTGACCTCAAGTCCTGTGCGTGCAGCCATGCTTCCCAAGCCAAGGAGAATGGAAAATGGCAACCAGGCTTCCCGGACCCAGGGAAGGCACTGCCCCCAGGCAACTTCTACACTTTGCAAGGGCTATGGAGGAAAGTAGATCctagcacagccctgccagttCCTGTGGACCTTCAGAAGAAGTGGGGACACTGTGGCTTCACGGAAAGAGAATGGAAAGCCAAAGGAGTGGAATTGTTCTGCGGGGCAGAGAGGAATGTGAAAAACTCTTACTTGGAGGCTGTGGAGCAAGAGGAGAAGTTGGCTGCTGTCCCACCACCCAAGCCCCGTAGGACTTTCCGCTATCTTGCAGAAAactgtgccagcagctgcagcgaTGCCAGTGCTACCAAGGAAGCTCCCCTGGAAAAGAAACGTGGAGGAGACCTGGTTTCATTCTCCAACAATCTTGAGAAGAGAACAGTCAGCAGGATGATCCGAGGAAGAATCCAGAG GAAATCCTTTGAGTTTGAGGACATCCAGGGCTTCCGCAACTGGATGTCTGCCACCAGGTCCCATAAActtcaagaagaaacaaatggcACTGCAGGACCCAGGCTCATCTACACACAATCAGAAGACAACATCTATGAGGACATTATCT GTCCTGCAAAAGAGAACCCCTATGAAGATATCAGAGTGCTGCCTTTACCCCTATGGAAGGTCCCATCTGTTTGGAAATTACCACCTTCCCAAAGCACTAGTAGAGCTCCAAAG CTTCCTCCAAAACCTTCCTTCCTCAGTCGCAAGACTTTTGAGCTAAAGCCTTCCCTGACAAGTTTGCAAGGGAAAATGGTGAAGGACACGACCTTGCCTGTCACACTGACCGACTGGAAGCTGTTCCGAGCAGTAGAGGCTACTAGCAGGAGAAAGAACTTGCCCTGG ATGGTACTAAAAATACAGGAGATCTTTGTTTCTAAGCGTGGGAAGAAGAGGGTGAAATTGCTCAGTCCTGCTGGGAGAGAAGTGCCTCCAACAAAAG GTGAAACCAGTGGAAATGAAAGTGATACGGAAAACCAGCCAAAAA GTCGACACAAGGGTCTGCTACTGGTGCAGTCAGCCTCCAAGAGGAACCCACACTACCAAACATTGGAGAGAGATTTAATagagctccaggagcagcagctaTTTGAGCTGTTTGTGGTAGTGTCACTACAGAAGAAGTCATCTGAGATAAAATACACACCACAAATTATACAGCAGTTTCCCAGCAAG CCAGAACATCGCTTCAGACAGTCAAAGGATACTGAAGAGAGGCTAAAGGTCATTCCCAAATTCTGCTTTCCAGATCCCAAAGACTGGTTTCCTGCGTCAGACCTTAAAAG tgaaacattttcttttgtgttgaCGGGTGAGGATGGCAGCCGCTGGTTTGGATACTGCAAGAAGCTCCTG ccagaagggaaaggaaagcgcCTTCCTGAGGTATACTGCATCGTCAGCCGCCTGGGCTGCTTCAACCTCTTCTCCAAG ATTTTAGATGAAGTGGAGAAGAGGCGAGAGATGTCCCCAGCCCTCGTCCACCCATTTATGCGTAGCGTAATGGAAGCACCTTTCCCTGCTCCGGGACGCACTATTACTGTGAAGAGCTTCCTGCCAGGAGCAGGAAATGAG GTTATGAAACTCTGCCGTCCGTCGGATTCTCGACTTGAACATGTTGATTTCGAATGCCTGTTCAAGTGCCTAAGTGTCTCTCACATGATACGGGTCTTTGCCTCTCtcctgctggaaaggagagTGATCTTTGTTGCTGACAATTTAAG CACCCTGTCTAAATGTGGCCATGCTGCAGTTGCAATACTTTATCCCTTCACTTGGCAACACACGTACATACCAGTGCTACCAACTTCTATGATTGATATTGTGTGCTCTCCGACTCCATTCTTAATTGGCATTCTCTCCTGCTCATTACCACAGCTCCAAGACCTGCCTTTAGAAGAG GTTCTCATTGTTGATCTTTGTGCTGACAAGTTTTTGCAAGAG GTATCAGATGAAGAAGAAATCCTGCCTCATAAACTCCAGGCTGCACTTGTCCAAATTTTGGAGGAGCGAAATGAGATCTTGTCACATGAGCAGAGCCGTATGCAAG GTGACATGCCTCTTAACTCTCTGGTCTCTGAAGCTTTTGTGCACTTCTTTGTGGAGATCGTTGGTCACTATTCCCTGCACATGAACGTTACAGAAAAAGGAGAGCGAGTGTTCCAGCGGGAGCCATTCCGTAAATCCCACATGTCCCGCAACGTGCGCCACTTCCTGCACTTCTTCATGGAGACACAGATGTTTGCAGGGTTCATACAGGATCGAGAACTAAGTAAGAGTGCTGTCAAAG GGCTTTTTGAAGTCCGTGCCTTGGAGTATTTGGAGAGCATTCCAGAGACTGAGCCGACGGGGATGAACAGAATCCTTCGCACTCTTG gaaGTAAGATGAAATTTCTCCAGAAGAAATGA